A stretch of Eleutherodactylus coqui strain aEleCoq1 chromosome 9, aEleCoq1.hap1, whole genome shotgun sequence DNA encodes these proteins:
- the LOC136578549 gene encoding oocyte zinc finger protein XlCOF29-like — translation MAEDRKEITRRILDFTLEILCLLTGEDYTIVKKTSGDGVTPIIHLQESGGWSRRHFPITEPPSPIHEQKILELTNKMMELLTGEVMLRGMGDIIQ, via the exons ATGGCCGAGGACAGGAAGGAGATCACCAGAAGAATATTAGACTTCACCTTGGAGATCCTCtgcctgctgaccggagag gattacacaatagtgaagaagacatcgggggacggtgtgactcccatcatccatctccaggagtcaggaggcTGGAGCAGGAGACATTTCCCCATCACAGAGCCTCCCTccccgatacatgagcagaagatcctagagctcaccaacaagatgatggagctgctgacaggagaggtgatgctgcgggggatgggggacattatacagtaa